From a single Arachis hypogaea cultivar Tifrunner chromosome 3, arahy.Tifrunner.gnm2.J5K5, whole genome shotgun sequence genomic region:
- the LOC112769442 gene encoding auxin-responsive protein SAUR68 has product MVVVISAKRLIQMARKWQKIATSKRKTISYHQRRNQDDCYYSSAAATTTTNKGHFVVYSLDDKRFVVPLKYLSTNVFRELLKLSEEEFGLPSNGPIRLPFDGVFLDYVMSLLLLQQRNVPQDVEKALITSMAACHSQASSSHHDYCYYGLRQSHEQTTIYGF; this is encoded by the coding sequence aTGGTTGTTGTTATTAGTGCAAAGAGGCTTATACAAATGGCAAGGAAGTGGCAGAAAATCGCAACATCTAAGCGCAAGACAATTTCATACCATCAAAGAAGAAACCAAGATGATTGTTATTATTCATCGGCGGCGGCGACGACGACGACAAACAAGGGTCACTTTGTAGTTTATAGTTTGGATGATAAGAGATTTGTGGTTCCATTGAAGTACCTTAGCACGAATGTGTTTAGGGAACTTCTTAAGTTGTCGGAGGAAGAGTTTGGGTTACCTTCGAACGGTCCAATTAGGTTACCATTTGATGGGGTTTTCTTGGACTATGTCATGTCTTTGTTGTTGCTTCAACAACGTAATGTTCCTCAAGATGTTGAGAAGGCATTGATTACTTCAATGGCTGCTTGTCACAGCCAAGCTTCTTCTTCTCATCATGATTATTGTTATTATGGTCTTAGGCAAAGCCATGAACAAACTACTATCTATGGCTTTTAA